The following proteins are encoded in a genomic region of Palaemon carinicauda isolate YSFRI2023 chromosome 19, ASM3689809v2, whole genome shotgun sequence:
- the LOC137658979 gene encoding uncharacterized protein, whose protein sequence is MGFYILDVHSGKRFLVDTGATVSTFSPYKDNRGLPSDDRASLVAANGSPITCYGTRTLKVWIMGWDYDWPFLIADVKVPSLGANFLGNQGLRVDVCHKRLVDQDSYRSYHLSSRPSLPRVCLVTPHEYSRLLQEFPEVFKPELRQLEGVPAKHGIFPYISTTGPPIHSKFRCLPP, encoded by the coding sequence ATGGGATTCTACATCCTAGATGTCCACTCAGGAAAAAGGTTCCTGGTGGATACCGGCGCTACAGTGTCGACTTTCTCGCCCTATAAGGATAACCGCGgcctcccatcagatgacagggcaTCCCTGGTTGCCGCAAACGGCAGCCCCATCACCTGTTACGGGACGAGGACACTGAAGGTATGGATCATGGGTTGGGATTACGACTGGCCTTTCCTGATCGCAGACGTCAAGGTGCCCTCCCTGGGCGCCAATTTCCTTGGTAACCAAGGACTGCGGGTAGATGTGTGTCACAAAAGACTAGTCGACCAGGATTCATACCGGTCCTACCACCTTTCCAGCAGGCCCAGCCTTCCCAGGGTGTGTTTAGTCACGCCCCATGAATACAGCCGCCTGCTGCAGGAATTCCCGGAGGTGTTCAAACCCGAGCTTCGCCAACTGGAAGGGGTCCCCGCCAAGCATGGGATATTTCCCTATATCTCAACAACAGGGCCCCCAATCCATAGCAAGTTTAGATGCCTCCCACCGTAA